The Nitrospira sp. genome has a window encoding:
- a CDS encoding DsrE family protein — translation MNSQQTHKVGFLLARPPSHVSASTVHGLAQAALNAGHEVYLYLIDEGVKNMPNDEYRRLAQTGANIFICAYGCQQHGVPTTDVDPTMSLCGLVVLSGLIENCKPFLSFA, via the coding sequence GTGAATTCACAGCAAACTCACAAAGTAGGGTTCCTCCTAGCTCGACCTCCCTCACATGTCAGTGCTTCAACTGTCCATGGGTTAGCACAGGCTGCACTCAACGCCGGGCATGAAGTGTATCTGTACCTCATTGATGAAGGCGTTAAGAATATGCCTAATGACGAGTATCGAAGACTTGCCCAAACAGGCGCAAACATTTTTATCTGTGCGTATGGTTGCCAGCAACATGGTGTTCCGACTACTGACGTGGATCCCACTATGTCCCTATGTGGATTAGTAGTGCTTTCAGGACTTATTGAGAACTGTAAGCCGTTCTTGTCCTTTGCGTGA
- a CDS encoding FAD-dependent thymidylate synthase, producing the protein MSQDQSGRRVVAIAPMPPEKSAYALARYSRSPDSIEDSIRWVHGHSSEKFWDQFYFDYGHASIADLGHVIICFEEISELAAIRLEDEPLWDGQAKSSRYQNFASSRWFVPGQIRGSETEALYEGVLRSLSEIYRLLHDPLIAYLSERDPRPESMKPADYQRTIAARAFDVTRYLLPLAAKTNVGQVVSIRTLEKQITRLLSSQLPELRGIGEDLKAACQRQPVNLWSELCGQTSGVNDPLAPTLARHAKANAYQESVYSDLARHAKEVLRGTGLDQPSTWGAVEAVELVDPHHPLDEIVTTLLYRVSQAPYRNILDVVREWSEKEKHATIEVATRQRGPYDDLIKEFRSGYAFTFDILMDIGAWRDMHRHRRCQQVQQNFTTVHGYDVPPPLVDAGLDTEYRQAMDAVCTDIELLKKKDQEASLYAIPFGFKVRCLFKMDYAEAEYIAKLRSGVKGHWSYRTVAWQMKQQLSKKFPFLGEGIQATPPDVQDVLTR; encoded by the coding sequence ATGAGTCAGGATCAATCAGGTCGACGGGTTGTTGCGATCGCTCCCATGCCGCCGGAGAAATCCGCATACGCACTGGCGCGCTATAGCCGATCACCGGACTCCATCGAAGACAGCATCCGGTGGGTCCATGGGCATTCCTCGGAAAAGTTCTGGGACCAGTTTTATTTCGATTACGGTCATGCATCGATCGCCGATCTTGGTCACGTCATTATCTGTTTTGAAGAGATTTCTGAATTGGCCGCCATTCGTCTGGAGGACGAGCCACTCTGGGACGGGCAGGCGAAATCGAGTCGCTATCAGAATTTTGCCTCGAGCCGATGGTTTGTACCGGGACAGATTCGAGGGAGCGAGACCGAGGCGCTCTATGAAGGTGTTCTCCGCAGCCTGTCGGAAATTTATCGATTGCTGCACGATCCCTTGATCGCGTACCTCTCCGAGCGGGATCCACGACCGGAATCCATGAAACCGGCCGATTATCAGCGGACCATCGCGGCGCGGGCGTTCGACGTCACCCGGTACCTGCTTCCCCTTGCGGCAAAGACCAACGTGGGGCAAGTCGTCAGCATCCGGACATTGGAAAAGCAGATTACGCGGCTCCTGTCGTCTCAGCTACCTGAGCTGCGAGGGATCGGTGAGGATTTGAAAGCAGCCTGCCAACGCCAGCCGGTGAATCTGTGGAGCGAGCTCTGTGGTCAGACTTCGGGCGTGAACGACCCGCTCGCGCCGACACTAGCACGACATGCGAAGGCGAATGCCTATCAAGAATCAGTGTATTCCGATTTGGCTCGCCACGCAAAAGAGGTGTTGCGCGGGACGGGATTAGACCAGCCCAGCACGTGGGGCGCGGTGGAGGCGGTCGAGCTGGTTGACCCGCATCATCCACTCGACGAGATCGTCACGACCCTTCTCTATCGCGTGTCACAGGCCCCGTACCGGAATATTCTCGATGTGGTCCGAGAATGGTCTGAGAAGGAGAAGCACGCGACCATCGAGGTAGCCACGAGGCAGCGAGGGCCGTACGATGACCTCATCAAGGAGTTCCGCAGCGGCTATGCGTTCACCTTCGATATTCTGATGGACATCGGCGCATGGCGGGATATGCACCGACACCGGCGGTGTCAGCAGGTGCAACAAAACTTCACCACCGTTCACGGCTATGACGTGCCACCGCCGTTGGTCGATGCTGGGTTGGATACAGAGTATCGACAGGCCATGGATGCGGTGTGTACCGACATCGAATTGCTCAAGAAAAAGGACCAGGAAGCCTCGCTCTACGCCATCCCCTTTGGTTTCAAGGTGCGTTGTCTCTTCAAAATGGATTATGCCGAGGCGGAGTATATCGCCAAGCTTCGTTCCGGGGTCAAAGGCCACTGGTCCTACCGAACGGTTGCCTGGCAGATGAAGCAGCAGCTATCCAAGAAATTTCCCTTTCTTGGGGAAGGGATCCAAGCGACGCCACCTGACGTCCAAGACGTGCTGACTCGATAG
- a CDS encoding histidine--tRNA ligase — protein MIKGIKGVKDLLPEETPRWRAIEETARRWADRYGFHEIRIPIFEVTTLFARSIGASTDIVEKEMYTFQDRDGTSLTLRPEGTAGTVRAYIEHNRGAVPVPQKYFYFGPMFRHERPQAGRLRQFHQFGVESFGMADPRADIETIALLWRLLSDVGLQGLTLEINNLGYPADRDSYRPQLVTYLRQHESRLCSNCQRRIEMNPLRVLDCKVTECRALTEQAPRLADSLSEAPQVYFSAVLRGLDLIHIPYSLNYRLVRGLDYYNLTTFEVTATNLGAQNAVGAGGRYDGLVETLSGPPTPAVGFAVGLERIAMLLEDSATRASAVKVVVYVAAFGEQGSLAGLSALEELRICGISALSDFRSSSLKAHLRQADRLGCRFSLIIGDDEVVKGAAILRDMVTKSQNELPLSTLPSAIQPLITIS, from the coding sequence ATGATCAAGGGCATTAAAGGCGTCAAGGATCTGTTACCGGAAGAGACACCCCGTTGGCGTGCCATCGAGGAGACTGCCAGGAGGTGGGCAGACCGGTACGGATTTCATGAAATTCGTATTCCGATCTTTGAAGTAACGACCTTATTTGCACGCAGTATCGGGGCATCGACCGATATTGTCGAGAAGGAAATGTACACGTTCCAAGATCGAGACGGTACCTCGCTGACTCTTCGGCCTGAGGGAACTGCCGGGACAGTCCGAGCCTATATCGAGCATAATCGCGGGGCAGTACCCGTTCCCCAGAAGTACTTTTATTTCGGGCCGATGTTCCGGCACGAGCGACCCCAGGCCGGGCGTCTTAGACAATTTCATCAATTTGGTGTCGAGTCCTTTGGGATGGCTGACCCGCGAGCTGATATTGAAACCATTGCCCTACTGTGGCGGTTACTGAGTGATGTTGGTCTCCAGGGCCTCACTTTGGAGATTAATAACTTGGGGTATCCTGCCGATCGTGATTCCTATCGACCTCAACTCGTGACCTATCTGCGACAACATGAATCCCGCCTGTGTTCTAATTGCCAGCGCAGGATTGAGATGAATCCCCTTCGCGTTCTTGATTGTAAAGTCACAGAGTGTCGTGCCCTTACAGAACAGGCTCCTCGGCTCGCCGATTCACTCTCTGAAGCTCCACAAGTCTACTTTAGTGCTGTCTTGCGCGGACTTGATCTTATCCATATTCCATATTCTTTGAATTATCGACTCGTCCGTGGACTGGATTATTACAACCTGACGACCTTCGAAGTGACTGCGACGAATCTTGGCGCACAGAATGCCGTCGGGGCAGGTGGACGTTATGATGGTCTCGTTGAGACGCTCTCAGGACCTCCCACACCAGCTGTCGGATTCGCCGTCGGTTTGGAACGTATTGCGATGTTGCTCGAGGATTCAGCTACCAGGGCATCAGCTGTTAAAGTGGTTGTCTATGTCGCTGCCTTTGGTGAGCAAGGCTCACTTGCCGGCCTCTCAGCACTTGAGGAGCTTCGCATCTGTGGGATATCAGCTCTGTCAGATTTCCGATCTTCCTCCTTAAAGGCCCACTTACGGCAGGCAGATCGGCTTGGCTGTCGTTTCAGTCTCATCATCGGGGATGATGAAGTCGTAAAAGGCGCAGCAATTCTTCGAGATATGGTGACAAAGAGCCAGAACGAACTCCCTCTATCAACACTCCCTTCCGCGATTCAACCACTCATCACGATCTCCTAA
- the dnaA gene encoding chromosomal replication initiator protein DnaA, protein MSVDTLWEEALQYIQGRVPKQVYDTWFIPVHLDRIENSTAHIGVPNKFFGEWLDTHYASLLAEAVSTARGGGETTVTFTVREKASLQKNEIVSPSVPQRPLNHNKSRRGIQLNPKYIFKNFVVGAGNQFAHAACMAVAEQPGQTYNPLFIYGGVGLGKTHLLNAIGNHVAEKSDLRIAYLTTEQFTNEVINSIRYDKMIDLRKRYRHIDMLMIDDIQFLMGKERTQEEFFHTFNALYEGHKQIVLSSDRFPKDMPDIEERLRSRFEWGLIADLQPPDVETRIAILRKKSEDEGVKLPEDVIQFLSITMKSNVRELEGSLVRLGAYASLTGQVITLELAKNLLRDVIGDKKKIVAMDDIQEVVCSQFHVKLTEIKSRRRSKTLVHPRQIAMYLCRELTDASYPEIGRQFGGKDHTTIIHACRQIAKAKETDSTLQTTLDTLKEQILRS, encoded by the coding sequence ATGAGTGTAGACACACTTTGGGAAGAGGCTTTGCAATACATTCAAGGGAGGGTACCGAAGCAAGTATACGACACCTGGTTTATACCGGTGCACCTTGACCGGATTGAGAACTCCACGGCTCATATCGGTGTGCCGAATAAATTCTTCGGAGAATGGTTGGATACGCACTATGCATCTCTGCTTGCGGAAGCAGTGTCAACTGCCCGCGGCGGCGGAGAAACGACGGTGACGTTTACTGTCCGTGAGAAGGCCTCGCTGCAGAAGAATGAGATCGTGTCTCCATCTGTCCCCCAGCGACCGCTAAATCACAATAAGAGTCGTCGAGGAATTCAGCTCAATCCAAAATATATCTTCAAGAACTTCGTTGTTGGTGCGGGGAATCAATTTGCCCATGCTGCATGTATGGCAGTGGCCGAACAACCGGGACAGACGTATAACCCACTTTTCATCTATGGTGGAGTCGGCCTTGGGAAAACCCACCTCCTAAATGCGATTGGAAATCATGTGGCCGAAAAGAGCGACCTCCGCATCGCATATTTAACGACTGAACAGTTTACAAATGAAGTCATCAATTCGATCCGGTACGATAAGATGATCGACCTTCGGAAGCGCTATCGCCATATCGATATGCTCATGATCGACGACATTCAATTCCTGATGGGAAAAGAACGCACACAAGAAGAATTCTTCCACACCTTTAATGCCTTATATGAAGGACATAAGCAGATTGTTCTCTCGAGTGATCGGTTCCCAAAGGATATGCCGGATATTGAAGAACGGCTCCGCTCTCGGTTCGAGTGGGGGCTTATCGCGGATTTACAACCTCCCGACGTCGAGACGCGTATTGCAATCTTACGTAAGAAGTCCGAGGACGAGGGCGTCAAATTACCAGAAGACGTCATTCAATTCCTTTCTATCACGATGAAAAGCAACGTCCGAGAGCTCGAAGGGAGCCTTGTTCGTTTAGGGGCCTATGCCTCGCTGACAGGACAGGTGATCACGCTTGAGCTCGCGAAGAATCTCCTTCGAGACGTTATCGGCGATAAGAAAAAGATCGTCGCTATGGACGACATTCAAGAAGTAGTGTGCAGTCAATTTCATGTCAAGTTGACGGAAATCAAATCGCGCCGACGGAGCAAAACACTCGTGCATCCTCGACAGATCGCCATGTATCTCTGCCGGGAGTTAACGGATGCCTCGTACCCCGAGATCGGACGACAATTCGGAGGGAAAGACCACACCACTATCATTCATGCCTGCCGTCAGATCGCGAAAGCCAAGGAAACGGACAGCACGTTGCAGACAACCCTTGACACATTGAAAGAACAGATTCTGAGAAGCTAA
- a CDS encoding tetratricopeptide repeat protein, whose amino-acid sequence MSSHQQQCEAAIVAGVWDVLYAESMGWSRDPDGAKDPRPLFARNVVYLLQGRFADAWKAHALCLESQEHIAVVGSWVNDLLERHAECGYVHLIKGLFLAQSGQSEQSLKLYTEAARLLPESAHPYYFQAQIHERAGHPEMAIKAYREAVRLAPDFPPARMNLGVAYQDQGRLEMAIKEYREVIKLTPNDSAAHSNLACALAEQGKLEPAVQSYKTALKLNPQDAEVHFALGGLYETRGRLGLAQKSYQDALNANPDFGAAHSALGWLALGKHQLQQAADIFGRALKCNEGDARAYHGIAEIYAIRGKRQSAMENYSKALKYYQDPEKRNQIMNQLFQEGQVGD is encoded by the coding sequence ATGAGCAGCCATCAGCAACAATGCGAAGCGGCCATCGTCGCGGGGGTCTGGGACGTCTTGTACGCCGAGTCGATGGGCTGGAGCCGAGATCCCGACGGGGCGAAAGATCCGCGTCCGCTGTTCGCCAGAAATGTTGTGTATCTCTTGCAGGGTCGGTTTGCCGATGCGTGGAAAGCCCATGCGCTCTGTCTTGAGTCACAGGAACACATCGCGGTGGTGGGGAGTTGGGTGAACGATCTGCTCGAACGACATGCTGAGTGCGGGTACGTTCATTTGATCAAGGGCCTGTTTCTTGCGCAGTCAGGGCAATCGGAACAATCCCTGAAACTCTACACGGAAGCCGCTCGATTGCTTCCAGAGTCGGCCCATCCATACTATTTTCAGGCACAAATTCACGAACGGGCTGGCCATCCTGAGATGGCGATCAAGGCGTACCGCGAGGCTGTCCGGCTTGCTCCTGATTTTCCCCCAGCGCGGATGAATCTGGGAGTTGCCTACCAAGACCAAGGGCGGCTGGAAATGGCGATCAAGGAGTATCGTGAGGTGATCAAGCTCACCCCCAACGATTCGGCGGCTCATTCCAACCTGGCCTGCGCCCTTGCGGAACAGGGCAAGCTGGAACCGGCCGTGCAATCCTATAAGACTGCCTTGAAACTGAATCCACAGGATGCCGAGGTGCACTTTGCCCTCGGTGGTCTGTATGAAACACGCGGTCGGCTGGGCCTGGCGCAGAAGAGCTATCAGGATGCGCTCAACGCCAATCCGGACTTTGGCGCCGCTCACTCCGCTCTTGGCTGGCTCGCGTTAGGTAAACATCAACTCCAACAAGCGGCGGACATCTTCGGCCGGGCGCTCAAGTGCAATGAGGGAGATGCGCGGGCCTATCACGGCATCGCTGAGATCTATGCGATTCGGGGGAAACGTCAAAGCGCAATGGAGAACTATAGCAAGGCATTGAAGTACTATCAGGACCCCGAAAAGCGAAATCAGATCATGAATCAGCTGTTTCAGGAAGGACAAGTGGGGGATTGA
- the dnaN gene encoding DNA polymerase III subunit beta, translating into MKVRIGRDELLTGLQRVQGVVEKRNTMPILSNILLEAKPDGVEIVATDLEIGVRGLYKASVLTTGGVTISARKLFEIVKELPPGDIELVAADNNWTTIQAGKSQFKVVGLPSNEYPALPTIDREGLTPLSGDGLLELIRKTLFAAGDNDARYILNGLLVTLLATEKKTSLRLVGTDGHRLAVAEQEVGAAGAKGMPLEMKAIIPKKAAHEIRHLLEEGGDGEPLIGFTKNLMIFRKSGLLLTSRLMEGNYPNYQQVVPKEIGRPIHVNRAELESALRRVSVLSKDKSSAVKVSFTSGRMTLYSSSPDYGEATEELPAQYEGETLNTGFNARYLLDVFNVMDGDTLSLQMETPLSPCLIQEPESPGFKCVVMPIKI; encoded by the coding sequence ATGAAAGTACGCATCGGGCGAGATGAACTGTTGACAGGGCTCCAGCGCGTACAGGGTGTCGTGGAGAAGCGGAACACGATGCCGATTCTGTCGAATATCTTGTTAGAGGCAAAACCGGACGGCGTCGAGATCGTTGCCACCGATCTTGAGATCGGTGTAAGAGGCCTCTATAAAGCGTCGGTCTTAACGACCGGAGGCGTGACGATCTCAGCGCGAAAGCTGTTCGAGATCGTGAAGGAATTACCTCCCGGGGATATTGAGTTGGTCGCCGCCGACAACAACTGGACGACGATCCAAGCCGGGAAAAGCCAATTCAAAGTTGTGGGTCTTCCCAGTAACGAATACCCGGCGCTGCCGACTATTGATCGGGAAGGGTTGACGCCTCTCTCTGGAGACGGACTCCTTGAGCTGATTCGGAAAACACTGTTTGCGGCAGGTGACAACGATGCCCGATATATCCTGAACGGTCTCCTGGTCACATTGCTGGCCACTGAAAAGAAAACGTCTCTGCGATTGGTCGGTACGGACGGTCATCGCCTCGCCGTGGCAGAACAGGAAGTCGGAGCGGCCGGTGCCAAAGGAATGCCGCTGGAGATGAAAGCCATCATTCCCAAGAAAGCAGCCCATGAGATCCGGCATTTGTTGGAAGAGGGGGGAGATGGCGAGCCGCTGATTGGTTTCACGAAGAATCTGATGATTTTCAGGAAAAGCGGTCTCCTCCTGACGTCCAGGCTCATGGAAGGCAACTATCCGAACTATCAACAGGTCGTTCCTAAGGAAATTGGCAGGCCCATTCATGTGAATAGGGCCGAACTGGAGAGTGCGCTTCGTCGGGTGTCGGTCTTGTCAAAAGACAAATCCAGTGCTGTCAAAGTGTCGTTTACCTCCGGAAGGATGACGCTCTATTCAAGCAGCCCGGACTATGGGGAAGCGACGGAAGAGCTACCGGCACAATACGAAGGTGAGACATTGAACACCGGCTTCAATGCCCGGTACCTCTTGGATGTGTTCAATGTGATGGATGGAGACACGCTCTCACTTCAGATGGAGACGCCCTTGAGTCCCTGTCTGATTCAGGAGCCGGAAAGTCCTGGGTTCAAGTGTGTCGTGATGCCCATTAAGATTTAG
- the gyrB gene encoding DNA topoisomerase (ATP-hydrolyzing) subunit B, with product MATEDPSPSDSYRPDQIKVLEGLDAVRKRPAMYIGSTGVDGLHHLVYEVVDNSVDEHMAGFGETIEVTIHIDGSVTVIDNGRGIPTGMHPTQNKSAAEVALTVLHAGGKFEQGAYTVSGGLHGVGISVVNALSEWLELEIWQDAQVFEQRYERGKPNAPLEAMGKTKRRGTKVRFKPDGQVFETLEFSFDVLAQRLRELAFLNKGLAITLRDECKEPAKEQVFLYKGGIVSFVEHLNEAKTPLHKPIYVKVERPEMILEVALQYNDSYSENLFSFANNINTKEGGTHLVGFKAALTRTINTFANANDLLKKDMESLTGDDVREGLTAVVSVKVRNPQFEGQTKAKLGNSEVKGVVEAAVNEALGNYFEEHHPVARKIIGKAVDAARAREAARKAKDLIRRKSALDGGSLPGKLADCSEKDPALSELYIVEGDSAGGSAKQGRDRKFQAILPLKGKILNVEKARFDKMLSSDEIRTLIMALGTGIGRKREEGDKAEKDAFDIAKARYHKIILMTDADVDGSHIRTLLLTFFFRQMPELIERGYIYIAQPPLFKVKKGKAERYLKDEASLNEHLADLAVEDVELYLEGVREYVTGRRLLPILKKMIAFETLLGRQNKKLYEAAILRAFVDEPGLDRERLKERGALQQSVENVRQSLAMVFPKARPTFDVLDDEEHQSNKVKCRLHTNGTAQELEISHELVGSADFRELQKLTPTAIGLGRSPYKLKVKGQENLYRTTDELVKAILETGKQGLSIQRYKGLGEMNPGQLWETTMNPEMRTLLRVTLEDLTGVDEIFTILMGDEVEPRRNFIQTHALEVRNLDV from the coding sequence ATGGCCACAGAAGATCCGTCTCCGTCAGATAGCTACCGCCCCGATCAGATCAAAGTCCTCGAGGGACTCGATGCAGTCCGCAAGCGACCAGCGATGTACATCGGCAGTACCGGGGTCGATGGCCTCCACCATCTGGTGTATGAAGTTGTTGACAACAGCGTCGATGAGCACATGGCCGGATTCGGGGAGACGATCGAAGTCACCATCCACATCGATGGGAGTGTGACGGTCATCGATAATGGACGCGGTATTCCCACTGGTATGCATCCCACACAAAACAAATCGGCAGCAGAGGTGGCCTTGACGGTCCTTCATGCAGGCGGGAAGTTCGAGCAAGGCGCCTACACGGTTTCAGGAGGACTCCATGGAGTAGGCATTTCCGTGGTCAATGCCTTGTCGGAATGGCTCGAGCTGGAGATCTGGCAGGATGCCCAAGTCTTCGAACAACGGTATGAGCGTGGGAAGCCCAACGCGCCTCTTGAGGCCATGGGGAAGACGAAACGCCGGGGCACCAAAGTTCGGTTCAAACCGGACGGACAAGTCTTTGAGACGTTGGAGTTCAGCTTCGATGTGCTGGCCCAACGGCTTCGCGAGCTGGCCTTTCTCAATAAAGGCCTGGCGATTACCCTCAGAGATGAGTGCAAAGAACCGGCAAAAGAACAGGTCTTCTTGTACAAGGGCGGCATCGTCTCTTTCGTCGAACACCTGAACGAAGCTAAGACGCCCCTGCATAAGCCGATCTATGTGAAGGTCGAGAGACCAGAAATGATTCTCGAAGTGGCACTGCAGTACAACGACAGCTACTCCGAGAATCTCTTTTCCTTCGCGAACAATATCAACACAAAGGAAGGCGGCACCCACTTAGTAGGATTCAAAGCCGCTCTGACCAGGACGATCAACACGTTTGCGAACGCGAACGATCTCCTCAAGAAAGATATGGAGTCTTTAACGGGAGACGACGTGCGGGAGGGATTGACCGCTGTGGTCAGCGTCAAGGTACGCAACCCGCAGTTCGAGGGCCAGACGAAGGCCAAGCTGGGGAACAGCGAAGTCAAGGGTGTGGTCGAGGCGGCCGTCAACGAGGCCCTGGGCAACTATTTTGAAGAACATCATCCCGTCGCCAGAAAGATCATCGGCAAGGCCGTCGATGCTGCGCGCGCGCGCGAAGCGGCTCGGAAGGCCAAGGACCTGATCAGGCGCAAGAGCGCGCTTGACGGAGGCTCGCTCCCTGGAAAATTAGCCGATTGTTCGGAGAAAGACCCGGCGTTGAGCGAACTCTATATTGTGGAGGGAGATTCGGCTGGTGGCTCCGCGAAGCAAGGGCGCGACCGGAAGTTCCAGGCCATTTTACCGTTGAAAGGGAAGATACTGAACGTCGAGAAGGCCCGTTTCGACAAGATGCTCTCCAGCGATGAAATCAGGACGCTCATTATGGCGTTGGGGACCGGGATTGGTCGTAAGCGGGAAGAAGGCGACAAAGCGGAAAAGGATGCGTTCGATATCGCCAAGGCACGCTATCACAAAATCATTCTCATGACCGATGCCGACGTCGACGGTAGTCACATCCGGACCCTGCTCTTGACCTTCTTTTTCCGCCAAATGCCCGAACTGATCGAACGAGGCTATATCTACATCGCGCAGCCCCCGCTGTTCAAAGTGAAGAAGGGAAAGGCAGAACGCTACCTCAAGGACGAAGCGTCGTTGAATGAGCATTTAGCCGACTTAGCTGTTGAAGATGTCGAGCTTTATCTGGAAGGGGTCCGGGAATATGTAACCGGCCGTCGACTCCTTCCCATTCTGAAAAAGATGATTGCGTTTGAAACGTTGCTTGGTCGCCAGAATAAGAAGCTGTACGAGGCTGCCATTCTGCGGGCGTTTGTCGATGAGCCGGGCCTCGATCGCGAGCGTCTCAAGGAACGAGGAGCCCTCCAACAGTCGGTCGAGAACGTCAGGCAATCCCTGGCCATGGTGTTTCCAAAGGCAAGACCGACCTTTGACGTGTTAGACGATGAAGAGCATCAATCGAACAAAGTGAAGTGCCGGCTCCATACCAACGGCACCGCGCAAGAATTGGAGATTTCACACGAGCTTGTTGGTTCGGCAGACTTTCGAGAACTTCAGAAGCTGACCCCTACGGCGATCGGGCTGGGACGTTCTCCGTACAAACTCAAAGTGAAAGGTCAGGAGAACCTGTATCGGACGACCGATGAGCTGGTAAAAGCCATCTTGGAAACGGGCAAGCAGGGGCTCAGTATCCAGCGTTACAAAGGATTGGGGGAAATGAACCCCGGGCAGCTGTGGGAAACAACCATGAATCCTGAAATGCGCACTCTCCTCCGTGTCACGCTTGAGGACCTGACGGGCGTGGACGAGATCTTTACGATTTTGATGGGTGACGAGGTCGAGCCGCGGCGGAATTTCATTCAGACACACGCGCTTGAGGTTAGAAATTTAGACGTATAA